In Lysobacter lycopersici, a genomic segment contains:
- the murL gene encoding UDP-N-acetyl-alpha-D-muramoyl-L-alanyl-L-glutamate epimerase — translation MNDWTFNRDAIRVFRFVRCDFDARTGIAQLAYAYDDGPELVETVVVPGAPFALDGERAAAAERALRLLHLVAGVSYYKAAVPKEIRIDGYAIDADTAALLEDLYVHGLGEFAYRNGLNLHGRIKFPASSPLPSEGEGARRAGEGAENIGLREHALVAIGGGKDSLVSIEALRELGVEQTVTWIGGSQLIAACAARTGLPTLNIGRQLAPQLFEYNRQGAWNGHIPVTAVNSAILVFAAVLLGFDQVVFSNERSASYGSIIPGTGEVNHQWSKGWAFESAFGDHVQRNIASDLRYYSLLRPLSELAVARQFAKSDRYDAWFSSCNRNFHLLGERPAARWCGVCPKCHFVFLALAPFMPKPRLTAIFGRNLLDDPDQVAGYDALLEYQDHKPFECVGEGRESRAAMAALAQRPEWREDALVERFAREIAPQLDAAELRIEPLLALDDEEYRIPPTLWERLRARFAA, via the coding sequence ATGAACGACTGGACTTTCAATCGCGACGCGATCCGCGTCTTCCGTTTCGTGCGCTGCGATTTCGACGCGCGGACCGGCATCGCGCAACTCGCCTATGCCTACGACGACGGCCCGGAGCTGGTCGAAACCGTGGTCGTGCCGGGCGCGCCGTTCGCACTCGACGGCGAACGCGCCGCCGCGGCCGAACGCGCCTTGCGCCTGCTGCACCTCGTCGCCGGCGTCAGCTATTACAAAGCCGCGGTGCCAAAGGAAATCCGCATCGACGGCTATGCCATCGACGCCGACACCGCCGCGTTGCTTGAAGATCTCTATGTGCACGGTCTTGGCGAATTCGCCTACCGCAATGGCTTGAACCTGCACGGCCGGATCAAATTTCCGGCTTCTTCCCCTCTCCCCTCTGAGGGAGAGGGTGCCAGAAGGGCGGGAGAGGGGGCCGAAAATATCGGCCTGCGCGAACACGCGCTGGTCGCCATCGGCGGCGGCAAGGATTCGCTGGTCAGCATCGAGGCGCTGCGCGAACTCGGCGTCGAGCAGACCGTGACGTGGATCGGCGGTTCGCAACTGATCGCCGCCTGCGCCGCGCGTACCGGATTGCCCACGCTCAACATCGGTCGCCAGCTCGCGCCGCAGCTGTTCGAATACAACCGCCAGGGCGCGTGGAACGGACATATCCCGGTCACCGCGGTGAATTCCGCGATCCTGGTGTTCGCGGCGGTGCTGCTCGGTTTCGACCAGGTCGTATTCTCGAACGAACGCTCGGCCAGCTACGGTTCGATCATCCCCGGCACCGGCGAAGTGAACCACCAGTGGTCCAAGGGCTGGGCATTCGAATCCGCGTTCGGCGATCATGTGCAGCGGAATATCGCGTCCGATCTTCGCTACTACTCGCTGCTGCGGCCGCTGTCGGAGCTCGCGGTCGCGCGCCAGTTCGCGAAAAGCGATCGCTACGACGCGTGGTTCTCCAGCTGCAACCGCAACTTCCACCTGCTCGGCGAACGCCCGGCCGCGCGCTGGTGCGGGGTCTGCCCGAAATGCCATTTCGTGTTCCTCGCACTGGCGCCGTTCATGCCCAAGCCGCGCCTGACCGCGATCTTCGGCCGCAACCTGCTCGACGATCCCGATCAGGTTGCCGGCTACGACGCGCTGCTCGAATACCAGGACCACAAGCCGTTCGAATGCGTGGGCGAGGGTCGCGAATCGCGCGCGGCGATGGCGGCGCTGGCGCAACGCCCGGAATGGCGCGAGGACGCGTTGGTGGAACGCTTCGCGCGCGAGATCGCGCCGCAGCTCGACGCCGCGGAACTGCGGATCGAACCGCTGCTCGCGCTCGACGACGAGGAATATCGGATTCCGCCCACGCTGTGGGAACGCCTGCGTGCGCGCTTCGCGGCCTGA
- the rfbD gene encoding dTDP-4-dehydrorhamnose reductase, with protein MKLLLLGANGQVGFELRRSLAPLGDVVAATRDGRLSNGGACETADFDEPASLAAMVERIAPDVVLNAAAWTAVDRAESERDAAFRTNAEAPRAIAEACARRGTRLVHYSTDYVFDGCGKRPYREDDKTSPLGVYGESKLAGEEAVRASGADHVILRTAWVYAPRGKNFLLTMLRLGAERDRLRVVADQVGTPTCAALIADTTAQVIAHPSRASGTWHLTAGGQTSWHGFAEAILAGAVERGLLPHAPEVEAISTADYPTPAARPAYSVLDTTRLQRDFGIVLPDWREGLARALDVLERD; from the coding sequence GTGAAACTGCTGCTGCTCGGCGCCAACGGCCAGGTCGGCTTCGAGCTGCGGCGCAGCCTCGCGCCGCTGGGCGACGTGGTCGCGGCGACGCGCGATGGCCGGCTTTCGAATGGCGGTGCGTGCGAAACCGCGGACTTCGACGAACCCGCGTCGCTCGCCGCGATGGTCGAACGCATTGCACCGGACGTCGTGCTGAATGCCGCCGCCTGGACCGCGGTGGATCGCGCCGAAAGCGAACGCGATGCCGCGTTCCGCACCAACGCCGAAGCGCCGCGCGCGATTGCCGAAGCCTGCGCGCGTCGCGGAACGCGGCTGGTGCATTACTCCACCGACTACGTATTCGACGGCTGCGGCAAGCGGCCGTATCGCGAGGACGACAAGACCTCGCCGCTGGGCGTGTACGGCGAAAGCAAACTCGCCGGCGAGGAGGCCGTGCGCGCCAGCGGCGCCGACCACGTGATCCTGCGTACCGCGTGGGTCTATGCGCCGCGCGGCAAGAACTTCCTGCTCACCATGCTGCGCCTCGGCGCCGAACGCGACCGCCTGCGCGTGGTCGCCGACCAGGTCGGAACGCCGACCTGCGCGGCCCTGATCGCCGATACGACGGCGCAGGTCATCGCGCATCCATCGCGCGCGTCCGGCACCTGGCACCTGACCGCGGGCGGACAGACGAGTTGGCATGGCTTCGCCGAGGCGATCCTTGCCGGCGCGGTCGAGCGCGGCCTGTTGCCGCACGCGCCGGAGGTCGAGGCGATTTCCACCGCGGACTACCCGACCCCGGCGGCGCGGCCGGCGTATTCGGTGCTGGACACGACGCGGCTGCAGCGCGACTTCGGCATCGTCCTGCCGGACTGGCGCGAGGGGCTGGCCCGCGCGCTCGATGTGCTGGAACGCGACTGA
- the rfbB gene encoding dTDP-glucose 4,6-dehydratase, whose amino-acid sequence MPTWLVTGGAGFIGGNFVLRAVGDGIKVVNLDALTYAGNRDTLAPLDDNPNHVFVHGDIGDRELVAGLLAEHRPDAIVNFAAESHVDRSIDGPAAFIQTNVVGTLALLECARDYWKSLEGEAKENFRFLHVSTDEVYGTLGDTGKFREDTPYAPNSPYSASKAASDHLVRAFHHTYGLPVLTTNCSNNYGPYHFPEKLIPLVIAKALAGEPLPVYGDGKQVRDWLFVTDHCEAIRTVLAGGRVGETYNVGGNSEKQNIEVVKAICALLDQRRPREDGAKRESQITYVADRPGHDRRYAIDASKLRDELGWEPRYSFERGIAETIDWYLDNQAWVQRVLDGSYRLERIGQGA is encoded by the coding sequence GTGCCTACGTGGTTGGTCACCGGCGGAGCCGGTTTCATCGGCGGGAATTTCGTGCTGCGCGCGGTCGGCGACGGCATCAAGGTGGTGAACCTGGATGCGCTGACCTACGCCGGCAACCGCGACACGCTCGCGCCGCTGGACGACAACCCGAACCACGTGTTCGTGCACGGCGACATCGGCGACCGCGAGCTGGTCGCCGGGCTGCTGGCCGAACATCGCCCGGACGCGATCGTCAATTTCGCCGCGGAAAGCCACGTCGATCGTTCCATCGACGGCCCGGCCGCGTTCATCCAGACCAACGTGGTCGGCACGCTGGCCCTGCTCGAATGCGCGCGCGATTACTGGAAGTCGCTCGAAGGCGAAGCGAAGGAAAACTTCCGCTTCCTGCACGTCTCCACCGACGAGGTTTACGGCACGCTCGGCGACACCGGCAAGTTCCGCGAGGACACGCCGTACGCGCCGAATTCGCCGTATTCCGCGTCGAAGGCCGCGTCCGACCACCTCGTGCGTGCCTTCCACCACACCTACGGGCTGCCGGTGCTGACGACGAATTGCAGCAACAACTACGGCCCGTACCACTTCCCGGAAAAACTCATCCCGCTGGTCATCGCCAAGGCGCTGGCCGGCGAACCGCTCCCGGTCTACGGCGACGGCAAGCAGGTGCGCGACTGGCTGTTCGTTACCGACCATTGCGAGGCGATCCGCACGGTGCTCGCGGGGGGGCGCGTTGGCGAGACCTACAACGTCGGCGGCAATTCCGAAAAGCAGAACATCGAGGTGGTGAAGGCGATCTGCGCGCTGCTCGACCAGCGCCGCCCGCGCGAGGACGGGGCGAAGCGCGAATCGCAGATCACTTATGTCGCCGACCGCCCCGGCCACGACCGCCGCTACGCCATCGACGCGTCCAAGCTGCGCGACGAACTGGGCTGGGAACCGCGATACAGCTTCGAGCGCGGCATCGCCGAAACCATCGACTGGTACCTCGACAACCAGGCGTGGGTGCAGCGCGTGCTCGACGGCAGTTATCGCCTCGAACGCATCGGGCAAGGTGCCTGA
- a CDS encoding alpha/beta hydrolase family protein: protein MAFRSFAIALAIVLAPVAASAAQVNVAQYVKPDSFDQIKISPDGKYYAATVPSEDNSILVVLNRADNKVMGGFGLGKNTYIADFEWVNDKRVVFGTARKFGGLDEPRLTGNLYAMNADGSGKDILVGQDVNVMSTGTHIQTKKAEMIAAFLIDGLPDDDKNVLILARPFSGDTFNRAEKMDVYNGKRVPVARSPVRNADYLADGKGVVRFAWGSDLQNVNKLYYRAADASDWTKTADWKELNNEAASDHIEIPLGFSPDNRYAYLQVEQPSGPDSIVAFDTTDGSRKTVLRDPVGDPGRIIGALGKAHASPVGAFIAGGKPHTAFFDDAGDAARLYRSLEAAFPGNTVAITSTTSDGALALVQVSSDRDPGSFYLFDTVNKKADFVLARRDWVDPAGMSEMRPVELKARDGLALHGFLTIPHGSNGNGLPMVVLPHGGPFFERDNWGFGIEPQMLAAAGYAVLQVNFRGSSGYGRAFTQAGAREWGGKMQDDITDATRWAIGQGIADRQRICIYGASYGAYAALEGVAKEPTLYKCAAGYVGVYDLPLMFSKGDTRELESGRNYMHDWIGEPSRLDAISPVNEAARIKVPVFLAAGGEDERAPIEHSERMEKALRDAGVPVETLYIRTEGHGFYTTEHQVQFYDKLLDFLGRNIGGGATAATAPAATTH, encoded by the coding sequence ATGGCATTTCGCTCATTCGCGATCGCGTTGGCGATCGTCCTTGCGCCTGTCGCGGCGTCCGCCGCACAAGTCAACGTCGCGCAGTACGTCAAGCCCGACAGCTTCGACCAGATCAAGATTTCGCCCGACGGAAAATACTACGCCGCAACGGTGCCGTCCGAGGACAATTCCATCCTGGTAGTCCTGAACCGCGCGGACAACAAGGTGATGGGCGGCTTCGGCCTGGGCAAGAACACCTATATCGCCGATTTCGAATGGGTCAACGACAAGAGGGTGGTGTTCGGCACGGCGCGCAAGTTCGGCGGGCTGGACGAGCCGCGGCTCACCGGCAACCTCTACGCCATGAACGCCGATGGCAGCGGCAAGGACATCCTGGTCGGCCAGGACGTCAACGTGATGAGCACCGGCACGCACATCCAGACCAAGAAAGCGGAAATGATCGCGGCCTTCCTCATCGACGGACTGCCCGATGACGACAAGAACGTCCTGATCCTGGCGCGACCATTTTCCGGCGATACCTTCAATCGTGCCGAGAAGATGGACGTTTACAACGGGAAGCGCGTTCCGGTGGCGCGTTCGCCGGTGCGCAATGCCGATTACCTGGCCGATGGCAAGGGCGTGGTCCGTTTCGCGTGGGGCAGTGACCTGCAGAACGTCAACAAGCTGTATTACCGCGCAGCCGATGCGTCCGACTGGACCAAGACCGCGGACTGGAAGGAGCTCAACAACGAAGCGGCCAGCGACCACATCGAGATCCCGCTGGGTTTTTCGCCCGACAACCGCTACGCCTACCTGCAGGTCGAACAGCCTTCCGGCCCCGACTCCATCGTCGCATTCGATACCACCGACGGCAGCAGGAAGACCGTGCTGCGCGACCCGGTCGGGGATCCGGGTCGGATCATCGGGGCCCTCGGAAAAGCGCATGCATCCCCGGTGGGTGCGTTCATCGCAGGCGGCAAGCCGCATACGGCTTTCTTCGATGATGCGGGCGATGCGGCGCGCCTGTACCGCAGCCTCGAAGCCGCGTTCCCGGGCAATACCGTGGCGATCACGTCAACGACCAGCGACGGGGCATTGGCGTTGGTACAAGTCAGCAGCGACCGCGATCCAGGCAGTTTCTATTTGTTCGACACCGTCAACAAGAAAGCGGATTTCGTGCTCGCCCGCCGCGACTGGGTCGATCCCGCCGGGATGTCCGAAATGCGCCCTGTCGAGCTGAAGGCGCGCGATGGGCTGGCCTTGCACGGTTTCCTGACCATTCCGCACGGCAGCAACGGCAATGGCCTGCCGATGGTGGTCTTGCCGCATGGCGGCCCGTTCTTCGAACGGGACAACTGGGGTTTCGGAATCGAACCGCAGATGCTGGCGGCCGCCGGCTACGCGGTCCTGCAGGTGAACTTCCGCGGTTCGTCCGGCTATGGCCGCGCGTTCACGCAAGCCGGTGCCCGGGAATGGGGCGGGAAAATGCAGGACGACATCACCGACGCCACGCGCTGGGCCATCGGGCAGGGCATCGCCGATCGGCAGCGCATCTGCATCTACGGCGCCAGCTATGGCGCCTATGCGGCGCTCGAAGGCGTAGCGAAGGAACCAACGCTCTACAAGTGCGCGGCCGGCTACGTCGGCGTGTACGACTTGCCGCTGATGTTCAGCAAGGGCGACACGCGCGAACTCGAATCGGGGCGCAATTACATGCACGACTGGATCGGGGAACCATCGCGGCTCGACGCGATCTCGCCGGTGAACGAGGCCGCGCGGATCAAGGTCCCGGTGTTCCTCGCGGCCGGCGGGGAAGACGAGCGTGCCCCGATCGAGCACAGCGAACGGATGGAGAAGGCCCTGCGCGATGCCGGCGTGCCGGTGGAGACCTTGTACATCCGCACCGAGGGCCATGGGTTCTATACGACGGAGCACCAGGTCCAGTTCTACGACAAGCTGCTCGATTTCCTCGGCAGGAACATCGGCGGTGGCGCCACCGCCGCAACGGCGCCGGCGGCAACCACGCATTGA
- the rfbC gene encoding dTDP-4-dehydrorhamnose 3,5-epimerase: protein MKVVETDLPGCLLLEPQVFGDERGFFYESFNHDKLAAHGLAPNFVQGNVSRSARGVLRGLHYQWPKPQGKLVSVLEGEVWDVAVDIRRGSPTFGQWAAAVLSAENKRHFWIPEGFAHGFVVLSETALFTYLCTATYDRDTDAGVRWNDERLAIDWPVAEPILSAKDAGAPFLDDIAPGRLPTFA, encoded by the coding sequence ATGAAGGTCGTCGAGACCGACCTGCCCGGTTGCCTGCTGCTGGAACCGCAGGTGTTCGGCGACGAGCGCGGTTTCTTCTACGAATCCTTCAACCACGACAAGCTCGCCGCGCACGGCCTCGCGCCGAATTTCGTGCAGGGCAACGTCTCGCGTTCCGCGCGCGGCGTGCTGCGCGGCCTGCATTACCAGTGGCCGAAGCCGCAGGGCAAGCTGGTGTCGGTGCTGGAGGGCGAGGTCTGGGACGTGGCGGTCGATATCCGCCGCGGATCGCCGACCTTCGGCCAGTGGGCCGCCGCGGTGCTCAGTGCGGAGAACAAGCGCCACTTCTGGATCCCGGAAGGCTTCGCCCACGGCTTCGTCGTGCTCAGCGAAACCGCGCTGTTCACCTACCTGTGCACGGCCACCTACGACCGCGACACCGATGCCGGCGTGCGCTGGAACGACGAGCGACTCGCGATTGACTGGCCGGTCGCCGAGCCGATCCTCTCGGCGAAGGACGCGGGCGCACCGTTCCTCGACGACATCGCGCCCGGGCGCCTGCCGACCTTCGCGTGA
- a CDS encoding polyprenyl synthetase family protein has product MDSTAGPRTLPDLPAIQALAREDMAAVDALIRRRLASDVVLVNQVAEYIVGAGGKRLRPMLLLLAARALGHRGPDAHQLAAVVEFIHTATLLHDDVVDESDLRRGRRTANAVFGNAASVLVGDFLYSRSFQLMVELDRMEVMRILADTTNRIAEGEVLQLLHVRNPDTDEAAYLRVIERKTAVLFAAATRLGALLAGSDAATCDALHDYGLNLGYAFQIADDVLDYAADAATMGKNLGDDLAEGKATLPLIHAIAHSDDATRTVLRDAVEHGDIGAMPQVVAAIRATGGLDYSRARARAFADKATRALDRLPDNEAMAALRGLAVIAVERDR; this is encoded by the coding sequence ATGGATTCGACCGCCGGACCGCGCACCCTGCCCGACCTCCCCGCGATCCAGGCGCTGGCGCGCGAGGACATGGCCGCGGTCGATGCGCTGATCCGGCGCCGGCTCGCCTCCGACGTGGTCCTGGTGAACCAGGTCGCCGAATACATCGTCGGCGCCGGCGGCAAGCGCCTGCGGCCGATGCTGCTGCTGCTCGCGGCGCGTGCGCTCGGGCATCGCGGACCGGACGCGCACCAGCTCGCGGCGGTGGTCGAGTTCATCCACACCGCGACCCTGCTGCACGACGACGTGGTCGACGAATCCGACCTGCGTCGCGGCCGCCGCACCGCGAATGCGGTGTTCGGCAACGCGGCCAGCGTGCTGGTCGGCGACTTCCTGTATTCGCGCAGTTTCCAGCTGATGGTCGAACTCGATCGGATGGAAGTGATGCGCATCCTCGCCGACACGACCAACCGGATCGCCGAAGGCGAAGTGCTGCAGCTGCTGCACGTGCGCAACCCGGACACCGATGAAGCCGCCTACCTGCGCGTGATCGAGCGCAAGACCGCGGTGCTGTTCGCCGCCGCCACGCGACTTGGTGCGCTGCTGGCCGGAAGCGATGCCGCGACCTGCGATGCGTTGCACGATTACGGCCTCAACCTGGGTTATGCGTTCCAGATCGCCGACGACGTACTCGACTACGCCGCAGATGCCGCGACCATGGGCAAGAACCTCGGCGACGATCTCGCCGAAGGCAAGGCCACGCTGCCGCTGATCCATGCGATCGCGCATTCCGACGACGCAACGCGCACGGTGTTGCGGGACGCAGTCGAACACGGCGACATCGGCGCGATGCCGCAAGTGGTCGCGGCGATCCGCGCCACCGGCGGACTCGATTACAGCCGCGCCCGCGCCCGCGCTTTCGCCGACAAGGCGACGCGCGCGCTCGACAGGCTGCCCGACAACGAAGCGATGGCTGCGCTGCGCGGCCTCGCCGTGATCGCGGTCGAACGCGACCGCTGA
- the ssb gene encoding single-stranded DNA-binding protein, producing the protein MARGINKVILVGNLGNDPDVKATQGGTTITTISVATSEQWKDKQTGQAQERTEWHRVKFFGRLAEIAGDYLKKGSQVYIEGSLRTDKYTDKNGVERYTTDIIANEMQMLGGRGEGGGGGNYERGSRPAPAQRREPAPSRSSAPAPSAGFDDVPFDDDIPF; encoded by the coding sequence ATGGCACGCGGCATCAACAAGGTGATCCTGGTCGGCAACCTCGGCAACGACCCGGACGTGAAGGCGACCCAGGGCGGGACCACGATCACGACCATCTCGGTCGCGACTTCCGAACAGTGGAAGGACAAGCAGACCGGGCAGGCGCAGGAACGCACCGAGTGGCACCGGGTAAAGTTCTTCGGCCGCCTCGCCGAGATCGCCGGCGACTACCTGAAGAAGGGATCGCAGGTCTACATCGAAGGTTCGCTGCGCACCGACAAGTACACCGACAAGAACGGCGTCGAGCGCTACACCACCGACATCATCGCCAACGAGATGCAGATGCTCGGCGGTCGTGGCGAAGGCGGCGGCGGAGGCAATTACGAGCGCGGCTCGCGCCCGGCCCCGGCCCAGCGCCGTGAACCCGCGCCGTCGCGTTCCTCGGCTCCGGCGCCGTCGGCGGGCTTCGACGACGTGCCGTTCGACGACGACATTCCGTTCTGA
- the murD gene encoding UDP-N-acetylmuramoyl-L-alanine--D-glutamate ligase: MRASRPDIASLARKRVALWGWGREGRAAYHAIRARLPQQPLALFCSETESAGAAALNDPLLSVEREATGGALSAFDVVIKSPGISPYKPEAVFAAERGTRFIGGTALWFAEHADDGTMARTFCVTGTKGKSTTTALLARLLRAAGLRTALAGNIGLPLLELIDESADAWAIELSSYQTRDVADSGARLRIAVVTNIHPEHLDWHGSERRYVDDKLALLTEAKPQIAVLNAEDPVLAALALPDSEIHWYGHARGWHLRGDALHRGDAFVMDTSSLPLPGRHNRGNLCAVLTALEAFGLDAVSLAPHAASFQPLPNRLQPLGERDGIRYVNDSISTTPHATLAALALYAHRQVAVLVGGHDRGLPWEEFADAMHERAPHAIVTLGHGVAGQNGDRIHALLSPMAAEGRFALSQARDLEDALAQARAALPDGGVVLLSPGAPSFGLYRDYVARGRHFAELAGFDPDSISGIAGMGIA; this comes from the coding sequence GTGCGCGCTTCGCGGCCTGACATCGCCTCGCTCGCGCGCAAGCGCGTCGCGCTCTGGGGCTGGGGCCGCGAAGGCCGTGCTGCCTACCACGCGATTCGCGCGCGACTTCCGCAACAGCCATTGGCGTTGTTCTGTAGCGAGACCGAATCGGCGGGTGCGGCGGCGTTGAACGATCCGTTGTTGTCGGTCGAACGCGAAGCGACCGGCGGAGCCTTGTCCGCGTTCGATGTCGTCATCAAGTCGCCCGGCATCAGTCCGTACAAGCCGGAAGCCGTGTTTGCCGCCGAACGCGGCACGCGTTTCATCGGCGGTACCGCGCTGTGGTTCGCCGAACATGCCGACGATGGCACAATGGCGCGCACGTTCTGCGTCACCGGCACCAAGGGCAAGAGCACGACCACCGCATTGCTCGCGCGCCTGCTGCGCGCGGCCGGCTTGCGCACCGCGCTTGCCGGCAACATCGGCCTGCCATTGCTGGAACTGATCGACGAATCCGCCGACGCATGGGCGATCGAATTGTCGAGCTACCAAACCCGCGATGTCGCCGACTCCGGCGCGCGGCTGCGTATCGCCGTCGTTACCAACATCCATCCTGAACACCTTGATTGGCACGGCAGCGAGCGACGTTACGTCGACGACAAGCTGGCGCTGTTGACCGAAGCGAAGCCGCAGATCGCCGTGCTCAACGCCGAAGATCCGGTGCTCGCCGCGCTCGCATTGCCCGACAGCGAGATCCACTGGTACGGCCACGCACGCGGCTGGCATTTGCGCGGCGACGCGCTGCATCGCGGCGATGCGTTCGTGATGGACACCTCGTCGCTGCCCCTTCCCGGTCGCCACAACCGCGGCAATCTCTGCGCGGTGCTGACCGCGCTTGAAGCCTTCGGGCTGGACGCGGTGTCGCTCGCGCCGCATGCGGCTTCGTTCCAACCTTTGCCGAATCGCTTGCAGCCGCTGGGCGAACGCGACGGCATCCGCTACGTCAACGATTCGATCAGCACCACGCCGCACGCGACGCTCGCGGCGCTGGCGTTGTATGCGCATCGCCAGGTCGCGGTGCTGGTCGGCGGCCACGACCGCGGCCTGCCCTGGGAGGAATTCGCCGATGCGATGCACGAACGCGCGCCGCACGCGATCGTGACCCTCGGCCACGGTGTCGCCGGGCAGAACGGCGATCGTATCCATGCGTTGTTGTCGCCGATGGCGGCGGAAGGGCGATTCGCGCTGTCGCAGGCGCGCGATCTCGAAGACGCCTTGGCGCAGGCGCGTGCTGCGTTGCCGGATGGCGGCGTGGTCCTGCTGTCGCCGGGCGCGCCCAGCTTCGGCCTGTACCGCGATTACGTGGCGCGCGGACGGCATTTCGCCGAACTCGCCGGCTTCGATCCCGACTCGATCTCGGGCATTGCGGGTATGGGGATCGCATAG
- the rfbA gene encoding glucose-1-phosphate thymidylyltransferase RfbA has protein sequence MTERRGIILAGGSGTRLYPITQAISKQLLPVYDKPMIYYPLSVLMLAGIREVLVINTPHEQALFKHLLGDGSQWGMQIEYAAQPSPDGLAQAYLIGREFLAGRPSCLVLGDNIFYGHGLTELLQRANERDTGATVFGYWVRDPERYGVAEFDSTGKVVGLEEKPAQPKSNYAVTGLYFYDGRASDFAASLEPSPRGELEITDLNRRYLEDGSLHLEKMGRGFAWLDTGTHESLVEASTYIETIEKRQGLRVCCPEEIAFFNGWIDEAQLRDLAAPLAKNGYGQYLLALLEHGRIA, from the coding sequence ATGACAGAAAGGCGCGGCATCATCCTCGCCGGCGGTTCCGGCACCCGGCTGTACCCGATCACCCAGGCGATCAGCAAGCAGCTGCTGCCGGTGTACGACAAGCCGATGATCTACTACCCGCTGAGCGTGCTGATGCTCGCCGGCATCCGCGAAGTGCTGGTGATCAACACCCCGCACGAACAGGCCTTGTTCAAGCACCTGCTCGGCGACGGTTCGCAATGGGGCATGCAGATCGAATACGCCGCGCAACCGAGCCCGGACGGCCTCGCGCAGGCCTACCTGATCGGCCGCGAATTCCTCGCCGGACGGCCGAGCTGCCTCGTCCTCGGCGACAACATCTTCTATGGCCACGGCCTGACCGAACTGCTGCAACGCGCGAACGAGCGCGACACCGGCGCGACCGTGTTCGGCTATTGGGTGCGCGATCCGGAGCGCTACGGCGTCGCCGAATTCGATTCGACCGGGAAAGTGGTCGGCCTCGAGGAAAAGCCCGCGCAGCCGAAATCGAACTACGCCGTCACCGGCCTGTATTTCTACGACGGCCGCGCCAGCGATTTCGCCGCGTCGCTCGAGCCTTCGCCGCGCGGCGAACTGGAGATCACCGACCTCAACCGCCGCTACCTTGAGGATGGTTCGCTGCACCTGGAGAAGATGGGCCGCGGCTTCGCCTGGCTCGACACCGGCACGCACGAATCGCTGGTCGAGGCCTCGACCTACATCGAAACCATCGAGAAGCGCCAGGGCCTGCGCGTGTGCTGCCCGGAGGAAATCGCGTTCTTCAACGGCTGGATCGACGAAGCGCAGCTGCGCGACCTGGCCGCGCCGCTGGCGAAGAACGGCTACGGCCAGTACCTGCTCGCCCTGCTCGAGCACGGTCGCATCGCATGA
- a CDS encoding dienelactone hydrolase family protein, translating to MRRIIFAIGLLFATAPVFAKMQAKPVEWTLDGKAFSGFLVYDDATSAKRPGVLMVPDWKGVSDNAVAKAEHVAGRDYVVLLADVYGKGVRPKTDDEAMAQVKGLYADRNVLRARANKALEVLRAQAANAPIDLREIGAVGYCFGGATALELARSGADLAAVVTFHGALDTTKPAARGNFKPSLLVLNGADDSYVAKDVPAFQKEMTDAGVDWQFVNFSGAVHCFALPEAHNPPGCVYNELAMRRGERMMKVFFAERFGYALAKKK from the coding sequence ATGCGCCGGATCATTTTCGCCATCGGACTGCTGTTCGCCACCGCGCCCGTCTTTGCGAAAATGCAGGCGAAGCCAGTGGAATGGACACTGGACGGCAAGGCCTTCAGCGGCTTCCTGGTTTACGACGACGCAACGTCCGCGAAACGCCCGGGCGTGCTGATGGTTCCGGACTGGAAGGGCGTCAGCGACAACGCCGTGGCCAAGGCCGAGCACGTCGCCGGGCGCGATTACGTGGTGTTGCTCGCTGATGTCTACGGCAAGGGCGTGCGCCCGAAGACCGACGATGAGGCGATGGCGCAGGTCAAGGGCCTGTACGCGGATCGCAATGTGTTGCGCGCGCGTGCGAACAAGGCGCTGGAGGTGTTGCGCGCGCAGGCCGCGAACGCGCCCATCGACCTGCGCGAAATCGGCGCGGTCGGTTACTGCTTCGGCGGCGCGACCGCGCTGGAACTCGCGCGCAGCGGCGCCGATCTCGCCGCGGTGGTCACTTTCCACGGTGCGCTGGACACGACGAAACCGGCGGCGCGGGGAAACTTCAAGCCCAGCCTGCTGGTGTTGAACGGCGCCGACGACAGCTACGTGGCGAAGGACGTGCCCGCGTTCCAGAAGGAAATGACCGATGCCGGCGTGGACTGGCAGTTCGTGAACTTCAGCGGCGCGGTGCATTGCTTCGCGCTGCCCGAGGCGCACAACCCGCCGGGCTGCGTCTACAACGAACTGGCGATGCGCCGCGGCGAGCGGATGATGAAGGTGTTCTTCGCCGAACGCTTCGGCTATGCCCTGGCGAAGAAGAAGTAG